Proteins co-encoded in one Kribbella qitaiheensis genomic window:
- a CDS encoding TraR/DksA C4-type zinc finger protein: protein MATSAPKKSAPQRKPAAKQSAATTTEPATKAPAKKTPAKQTPTKRVAMKTNENRTPATAPAKSPTKSPTSFRVKDGEEPWTAAEVEELRGELVADAAHLKEEIRDAEQEIVGLLRDGGDGAGNDQADVGSTTLERDHEMSLANNARDMVDQIERALSRMDDGTYGVCESCGQAIGKGRLQAFPRATLCVSCKEREERR from the coding sequence ATGGCTACATCGGCTCCGAAGAAGTCCGCCCCCCAACGCAAGCCCGCGGCCAAGCAGAGCGCCGCGACGACCACCGAGCCGGCCACGAAGGCTCCGGCCAAGAAGACCCCTGCCAAGCAGACACCTACGAAGAGGGTGGCCATGAAGACGAACGAGAACAGAACCCCGGCGACCGCGCCGGCCAAGTCACCCACGAAGTCGCCCACATCGTTCCGGGTCAAGGACGGCGAGGAGCCGTGGACCGCGGCCGAGGTGGAGGAGCTGCGAGGCGAGCTTGTCGCCGACGCCGCGCACCTGAAGGAAGAGATCCGCGACGCCGAGCAGGAGATCGTCGGACTGCTCCGCGACGGTGGTGACGGGGCCGGCAACGACCAGGCCGACGTCGGTTCGACCACCCTCGAGCGGGACCACGAGATGTCGCTGGCGAACAACGCCCGTGACATGGTGGACCAGATCGAGCGGGCGCTGTCGCGGATGGACGACGGAACGTACGGGGTCTGCGAGAGCTGCGGCCAGGCGATCGGCAAAGGTCGGTTGCAGGCGTTCCCGCGTGCGACACTGTGCGTGTCATGCAAAGAACGCGAAGAACGCCGCTGA
- the lspA gene encoding signal peptidase II: MVLFGAVGLLVLGLDQLTKALALQHLTPGEPVNVVGSLLKFNLIRNPGAAFSLGTSYTPVISAIQIVVAVGVVWLSRRLGSVGWTIAFGFLFGGAVGNIVDRIFREPSPFHGHVVDFLQTPHWAIFNVADMAVTSAAILLVIQTLRGIKLDGTKDVGKAGSTDAATAEQADK, from the coding sequence GTGGTGTTGTTCGGGGCTGTTGGGTTGCTGGTGCTCGGGCTGGACCAGCTGACCAAGGCTCTGGCGCTGCAGCATCTGACGCCGGGGGAGCCGGTCAACGTGGTGGGCTCGCTGCTCAAGTTCAACCTGATCCGCAACCCGGGCGCCGCGTTCAGTCTCGGCACCAGCTACACGCCGGTGATCAGCGCGATCCAGATCGTCGTCGCGGTCGGCGTGGTCTGGCTGTCGCGCCGGCTCGGCTCGGTCGGCTGGACGATCGCCTTCGGCTTCCTGTTCGGCGGCGCGGTCGGCAACATCGTGGACCGGATCTTCCGCGAGCCGTCGCCGTTCCACGGTCACGTGGTCGACTTCCTGCAGACGCCGCACTGGGCGATCTTCAACGTCGCCGACATGGCCGTCACCTCGGCGGCGATCCTGCTGGTGATCCAGACTCTGCGCGGAATCAAGCTGGACGGCACCAAGGACGTCGGCAAAGCCGGTTCCACGGACGCCGCTACTGCAGAGCAGGCGGACAAGTGA
- a CDS encoding RluA family pseudouridine synthase gives MVPDGLAGERLDAALSRLFGVSRTKAAELIESGLVQVDGAAAMKSTRVSAGVMLDVELPAPPGEIRVVPETVENLRIVHDDDEIVVVDKPVGVAAHPSPGWTGPTVIGHLAGAGFNISTSGAAERKGIVHRLDVGTSGLMVVAKTEYSYTALKRAFKERTVKKIYHALVQGHPDPFTGTIDAPIDRHPNHDYKFGVVAGGKPSVTHYETLEAFRFATLLEITLETGRTHQIRVHMAAIGHPCCGDLTYGADPVLTDRLKLKRQWLHAMRLGFAHPGSGEYVEYTSAYPEDLDSALDQLADAQ, from the coding sequence ATGGTGCCGGACGGCCTCGCCGGTGAGCGCTTGGACGCGGCTCTGTCACGCTTGTTCGGGGTCTCCCGGACGAAGGCGGCCGAGCTGATCGAGTCCGGCCTGGTCCAGGTCGACGGCGCGGCGGCGATGAAGTCCACCCGCGTGTCGGCCGGGGTGATGCTCGACGTCGAGCTGCCCGCGCCGCCGGGGGAGATCAGGGTCGTACCGGAGACCGTCGAGAACCTGAGGATCGTTCACGACGACGACGAGATCGTGGTCGTCGACAAGCCGGTCGGCGTCGCGGCTCACCCGTCGCCGGGCTGGACCGGACCGACCGTGATCGGGCACCTGGCCGGAGCGGGCTTCAACATCTCCACGAGCGGTGCCGCCGAGCGCAAGGGCATCGTGCACCGGCTCGACGTCGGTACCTCGGGGCTGATGGTGGTGGCGAAGACGGAGTACAGCTACACCGCGCTCAAGCGCGCCTTCAAGGAGCGCACGGTCAAGAAGATCTACCACGCGCTCGTCCAGGGCCACCCGGACCCTTTCACCGGGACCATCGACGCGCCGATCGACCGGCACCCGAACCACGACTACAAGTTCGGCGTCGTGGCCGGTGGCAAGCCGAGCGTGACCCACTACGAGACGCTCGAGGCGTTCCGCTTCGCGACGTTGCTCGAGATCACCCTGGAGACCGGCCGGACGCATCAGATCCGCGTCCACATGGCCGCGATCGGGCACCCGTGCTGTGGGGATCTCACATACGGCGCGGACCCGGTGCTGACCGACCGGCTCAAGCTCAAGCGCCAATGGCTGCACGCCATGCGCCTCGGGTTCGCCCATCCGGGATCGGGCGAGTACGTCGAGTACACCTCGGCGTACCCCGAGGACCTCGACAGCGCCCTCGACCAACTCGCCGACGCGCAGTAG
- the dnaE gene encoding DNA polymerase III subunit alpha, with the protein MASSDSFVHLHVHTEYSMLDGAARIDELFKTAQEMGQPAIATTDHGFVFGAYEFWKTAQKYDVKPIIGVEAYLTPHTHRSERKRVKWGDANSGRDDVSGSGAYTHMTLLAKNTSGMHNLFRMSSLASLEGYYFKPRMDRELLQTYGQGLIATTGCPSGEVQTRLRLGQYKEAIAAAAEFRDIFGAENYYCELMDHGLGIERNVQGDLLKLAKELGLPLVATNDLHYTKPEDSIAHAALLCVQSGSTLSDPNRFKFDANEFYVKTAAEMREVWKDYPEACDNTLLIAEQCDVSFTEGEGRFMPRFPCPEGHNEESWFVAEVETGLHKRYPEGVPDHVRKQAEYEIEVITSKGYAGYFLVVADFINWAKANGIRVGPGRGSGAGSMCAYAMRITDLDPLRHGLIFERFLNPERMSMPDFDIDFDDRRRPEVIRYVTEKYGDDRVAMIVTYGTIKAKQAIKDAGRVLDYPFAMGDRITKAMPPAVMGKDVPLAGIFDPQHKRYSEAGEFRQLYESDQDVRKIVDTARGLENLKRQWGVHAAGVIMSSEPLIDLIPIMRRDQDGQIITQFDYPSCETLGLVKMDFLGLRNLTIMDDAVKNIEAVHGFTVDLDGLGNTLDDKPTFELLGRGDTLGVFQFDGGPMRALLRLMKPDSFEDISAVGALYRPGPMGANSHTNYALRKNGQQEVSYPHPELAQALEPILGPTYGLIVYQEQVLKIAQELAGYSLGKADLLRKAMGKKKKEVLDAEYVGFEAGMIDHGFSAASIKALWDVLVPFSDYAFNKAHSAAYGLVSYWTAYLKANYPAEYMAAVLTSVKDDKDKMAIYLNECRRMGIKVLPPDVNESDSNFTPIGTDIRFGLSGIRNVGVNVVAEIVAARESEGRFTDFVDFIDKVSLPVCNKRVIESLAKAGSFDSMNHARRAVVAVHEQAVDEAIDLKRNEAHGQFDLFSMGDDDQEADGNSRLTVRVPEIEEWDKATKLAHERDMLGLYVSDHPLFGVEHVLTNGTDCSIGQLLADEDRPDGTQVTIGGLVTAVQRKVNKRGDIYAIVTIEDLEGSIEVMMFSSAYQLSAHLLANDAIILMKGRIRRREDRVELSGSEVSVPDLTEGPSGPVVITMPINRCTPPVVDQLRDVLKSHPGMTEVQLRLQASRKTTVMRIGDRFRVTPTSSLMADLKALLGPSCLAG; encoded by the coding sequence ATGGCGTCCAGCGACAGTTTCGTGCATCTACACGTGCACACCGAGTACTCCATGCTGGACGGCGCCGCCCGGATCGACGAGTTGTTCAAAACCGCCCAGGAGATGGGCCAGCCCGCCATCGCGACCACGGACCACGGCTTCGTGTTCGGGGCGTACGAGTTCTGGAAGACCGCGCAGAAGTACGACGTGAAGCCGATCATCGGCGTCGAGGCGTACCTGACCCCGCACACGCACCGCAGCGAGCGGAAGCGGGTCAAGTGGGGCGACGCGAACAGCGGCCGCGACGACGTATCGGGTAGCGGCGCGTACACGCACATGACGCTGCTGGCGAAGAACACCAGCGGCATGCACAACCTGTTCAGGATGTCGTCGCTGGCCAGTCTCGAGGGCTACTACTTCAAGCCCCGGATGGACCGCGAGCTGCTGCAGACCTACGGCCAGGGCCTGATCGCGACCACCGGCTGTCCGTCCGGTGAGGTGCAGACCCGGCTGCGGCTGGGGCAGTACAAGGAGGCCATCGCGGCGGCCGCCGAGTTCCGCGACATCTTCGGCGCGGAGAACTACTACTGCGAGCTGATGGACCACGGGCTCGGCATCGAGCGGAACGTCCAGGGTGACCTGCTGAAGCTGGCCAAGGAGCTCGGCCTGCCGCTGGTCGCGACGAACGACCTGCACTACACCAAGCCCGAGGACTCGATCGCGCACGCGGCGCTGCTCTGCGTGCAGTCCGGCTCGACGCTGTCCGACCCGAACCGGTTCAAGTTCGACGCGAACGAGTTCTACGTGAAGACCGCGGCCGAGATGCGCGAGGTCTGGAAGGACTACCCGGAGGCCTGCGACAACACGCTGCTGATCGCCGAGCAGTGCGATGTGAGCTTCACCGAGGGCGAGGGCCGGTTCATGCCGCGCTTCCCCTGCCCGGAGGGTCACAACGAGGAGTCCTGGTTCGTCGCCGAGGTCGAGACCGGCCTGCACAAGCGCTATCCCGAAGGGGTGCCCGACCACGTCCGCAAGCAGGCGGAGTACGAGATCGAGGTCATCACCTCGAAGGGGTACGCGGGCTACTTCCTGGTCGTCGCCGACTTCATCAACTGGGCCAAGGCCAACGGCATCCGGGTCGGCCCGGGCCGTGGTTCCGGCGCCGGTTCGATGTGCGCGTACGCGATGCGGATCACCGACCTCGACCCGCTGCGGCACGGCCTGATCTTCGAGCGCTTCCTGAACCCGGAACGTATGTCGATGCCCGACTTCGACATCGACTTCGACGACCGTCGCCGGCCCGAGGTGATCCGCTACGTCACCGAGAAGTACGGCGACGACCGGGTCGCGATGATCGTGACCTACGGCACGATCAAGGCCAAACAGGCGATCAAGGACGCCGGCCGGGTGCTGGACTACCCGTTCGCGATGGGCGACCGGATCACCAAGGCGATGCCGCCCGCGGTGATGGGCAAGGACGTGCCGCTGGCCGGCATCTTCGACCCGCAGCACAAGCGGTACTCCGAGGCCGGCGAGTTCCGCCAGCTGTACGAGTCGGACCAGGATGTCCGCAAGATCGTCGACACCGCCCGCGGCCTGGAGAACCTGAAGCGCCAGTGGGGTGTGCACGCGGCCGGCGTGATCATGTCCAGCGAGCCGCTGATCGACCTGATCCCGATCATGCGCCGCGATCAGGACGGCCAGATCATCACCCAGTTCGACTACCCGAGCTGCGAGACGCTCGGCCTGGTCAAGATGGACTTCCTGGGTCTGCGCAACCTGACGATCATGGACGACGCGGTCAAGAACATCGAGGCCGTGCACGGCTTCACGGTCGACCTCGACGGACTCGGCAACACCCTCGACGACAAGCCCACCTTCGAGCTGCTGGGCCGGGGTGACACCCTCGGCGTCTTCCAGTTCGACGGCGGTCCGATGCGGGCGCTGCTGCGGTTGATGAAGCCGGACAGCTTCGAGGACATCTCCGCGGTCGGCGCGCTGTACCGGCCGGGTCCGATGGGTGCGAACTCGCACACCAACTACGCGCTGCGCAAGAACGGTCAGCAGGAGGTCAGCTACCCGCACCCGGAGCTGGCGCAGGCGCTGGAGCCGATCCTCGGCCCGACGTACGGGCTGATCGTCTACCAGGAGCAGGTGCTCAAGATCGCCCAGGAGCTGGCGGGTTACAGCCTGGGCAAGGCGGACCTGCTCCGTAAGGCGATGGGTAAGAAGAAGAAGGAGGTCCTCGACGCCGAGTACGTCGGCTTCGAGGCCGGCATGATCGACCACGGCTTCAGCGCCGCCTCGATCAAGGCGCTCTGGGATGTCCTGGTCCCGTTCTCCGACTATGCGTTCAACAAGGCGCACTCGGCGGCGTACGGGCTGGTCTCGTACTGGACCGCCTACCTGAAGGCCAACTACCCCGCGGAGTACATGGCCGCTGTCCTGACGTCGGTGAAGGACGACAAGGACAAGATGGCCATCTACCTGAACGAGTGCCGCCGGATGGGCATCAAGGTGCTGCCGCCGGACGTGAACGAGTCCGACTCGAACTTCACCCCGATCGGCACCGACATCCGGTTCGGCCTGTCCGGGATCCGCAACGTCGGCGTCAACGTGGTGGCCGAGATCGTCGCCGCCCGCGAGTCCGAGGGCCGGTTCACCGACTTCGTCGACTTCATCGACAAGGTGTCGCTGCCGGTCTGCAACAAGCGCGTCATCGAGTCGCTGGCCAAGGCCGGTTCGTTCGACTCGATGAACCACGCCCGGCGTGCGGTGGTCGCGGTGCACGAGCAGGCCGTCGACGAGGCGATCGACCTCAAGCGGAACGAGGCGCACGGCCAGTTCGACCTGTTCAGCATGGGCGACGACGATCAGGAAGCCGACGGGAACAGCCGGCTGACGGTGCGGGTGCCGGAGATCGAGGAGTGGGACAAGGCGACCAAGCTCGCGCACGAGCGCGACATGCTCGGTCTGTACGTCTCGGACCACCCGCTGTTCGGCGTCGAGCACGTGCTCACCAACGGCACCGACTGCTCGATCGGTCAGTTGCTCGCCGACGAGGACCGCCCGGACGGCACCCAGGTGACGATCGGTGGTCTGGTCACGGCGGTCCAGCGCAAGGTGAACAAGCGCGGCGACATCTACGCGATCGTCACCATCGAGGACCTCGAAGGTTCGATCGAGGTGATGATGTTCTCCTCGGCGTACCAGCTGTCCGCGCATCTACTCGCCAACGACGCGATCATCTTGATGAAGGGCCGGATCCGGCGGCGCGAGGACCGGGTCGAGCTGAGCGGCTCCGAGGTCTCGGTGCCCGACCTGACCGAGGGGCCGAGTGGTCCGGTGGTGATCACGATGCCGATCAACCGGTGTACGCCGCCGGTCGTCGACCAGTTGCGCGACGTGCTCAAGTCGCATCCGGGGATGACCGAGGTCCAGCTCCGGCTGCAGGCCAGCCGCAAGACGACGGTGATGCGGATCGGCGACCGGTTCCGGGTCACGCCCACCTCGTCGCTGATGGCTGACCTGAAGGCGCTGCTCGGTCCTTCGTGTCTGGCCGGCTGA
- a CDS encoding DUF3352 domain-containing protein, protein MSDNTNPPQGGPNHPYGGPQGPYQGQQGQPGYGPQQGQPGYGPQPGYGPQGQPGYGQQPVQGNPGSLWPQQGAPDYPRDPQYGQGGQPPFGGQPHVQQWQPEPKKKRTKLIPLVAGVAVVAVIAGGGIFAYAKLTGGDQPAGVLPANSVAYARIDLNPSAGQRVAALRFLMKFPSAKEQIGLTSDQDDLRQKLFDLIKKDGGEDLADVDFEKDIKPWLGDRAGVAAVPFDDKVEPVVAVEVKDEGKATKGLDKLFADQEDAPKRAFAGGYVLLSDEQATLDSAVAASKGNSLQDNDKFEKDMSALGEQGFASFWADTKGLALAAGKKLTDQQRSALPEGSAAAVLRFDSQYVELKGVVHGDQSLKVSNKDAGDVIGKLPDTTAGALALSDGANLVSTIWTQLEKSSGQAGINLGDLTKDFTDEYGIALPDDLKPLLGKNLAIAIDKGSADAPKIAARMETDPGKAEEVVDKLLNLMRSKTPMDIPVKRAKDDDTLVIATDQGLRRRGAEGRQPRPDREVQAGGAGHEGRGTRGVRRLRGRRLAERQDQLRQELRRTELRRFQHPRHRRRRG, encoded by the coding sequence ATGTCTGACAACACCAACCCGCCGCAGGGTGGTCCGAACCACCCGTACGGCGGTCCGCAGGGCCCGTACCAGGGGCAGCAAGGCCAGCCAGGCTACGGACCTCAGCAGGGCCAGCCAGGTTATGGACCGCAGCCGGGCTATGGGCCGCAGGGGCAGCCTGGGTATGGGCAGCAGCCGGTGCAGGGGAACCCCGGGTCTCTTTGGCCCCAGCAGGGTGCTCCTGACTACCCGCGAGACCCGCAGTACGGACAGGGCGGGCAGCCGCCGTTCGGTGGGCAGCCGCATGTGCAGCAGTGGCAGCCGGAGCCGAAGAAGAAGCGCACCAAGCTGATCCCGCTGGTCGCAGGCGTGGCCGTGGTCGCCGTGATCGCGGGCGGCGGCATCTTCGCCTACGCGAAGCTCACCGGTGGTGACCAGCCGGCCGGCGTGCTGCCGGCCAACTCGGTCGCCTACGCGCGGATCGATCTGAACCCGTCGGCCGGCCAGCGGGTCGCAGCACTGCGGTTCCTGATGAAGTTCCCGTCCGCGAAGGAGCAGATCGGGCTCACCAGCGACCAGGACGACCTGCGGCAGAAGCTGTTCGACCTGATCAAGAAGGACGGCGGCGAGGACCTGGCCGACGTCGACTTCGAGAAGGACATCAAGCCCTGGCTCGGCGATCGCGCCGGCGTGGCCGCCGTCCCGTTCGATGACAAGGTCGAGCCGGTGGTCGCGGTCGAGGTCAAGGACGAGGGCAAGGCCACCAAGGGTCTGGACAAGCTGTTCGCCGACCAGGAGGACGCGCCGAAGCGTGCCTTCGCCGGCGGCTACGTGCTGCTGTCCGACGAGCAGGCCACGCTCGACTCGGCTGTTGCCGCCAGCAAGGGAAATTCGCTGCAGGACAACGACAAGTTCGAGAAGGACATGTCCGCGCTCGGCGAGCAGGGCTTCGCCTCCTTCTGGGCGGACACCAAGGGCCTCGCACTCGCGGCCGGCAAGAAACTGACCGACCAGCAGCGCTCCGCGTTGCCCGAGGGAAGTGCCGCCGCCGTTCTGCGGTTCGACTCGCAGTACGTCGAACTGAAGGGCGTCGTGCACGGCGACCAGAGTCTGAAGGTCAGCAACAAGGACGCCGGCGACGTGATCGGCAAGCTGCCGGACACCACCGCCGGCGCGCTGGCGCTGTCCGACGGCGCGAACCTGGTCAGCACGATCTGGACCCAGCTCGAGAAGTCGTCCGGTCAGGCCGGGATCAACCTCGGTGACCTGACCAAGGACTTCACCGACGAGTACGGCATCGCGCTGCCGGACGACCTGAAGCCGTTGCTGGGCAAGAACCTGGCGATCGCGATCGACAAGGGCTCGGCCGACGCCCCGAAGATCGCGGCCCGGATGGAGACCGACCCGGGTAAGGCCGAGGAGGTCGTCGACAAACTGCTGAACCTGATGCGCAGCAAGACCCCGATGGACATCCCGGTCAAGCGGGCCAAGGACGACGACACCCTGGTGATCGCGACCGACCAGGGCCTACGCCGACGAGGTGCTGAAGGGCGGCAACCTCGGCCAGACCGAGAAGTTCAAGCAGGCGGTGCCGGACACGAAGGGCGCGGTACTCGTGGGGTACGTCGACTTCGAGGCCGTCGGCTCGCTGAGCGGCAAGATCAGCTCCGACAAGAACTACGCCGCACTGAGCTCCGCCGGTTTCAGCACCCGCGTCACCGGCGACGGCGAGGCTGA
- the recQ gene encoding DNA helicase RecQ — protein MAAAEFPEDSANPASEAAQVLHRVFGYDTFRGEQQEIIDTVVAGGDALVLMPTGGGKSLCYQIPALVRSGVGVVISPLIALMQDQVDALTALGVRAGFLNSTQDYEQRREVEQAFLSGELDLLYLAPERLRVEATTRLLDQGKISLFAIDEAHCVSQWGHDFRPDYLMLSELHERWPDVPRIALTATATEATHREIATRLNLTEAKHFVASFDRPNIQYRIVSKDSPQRQLLDLLRTEHAGDAGIVYCLSRNSVEKTATFLTQNGIEAVPYHAGLDSRIRAKNQSRFLREDGLVVVATIAFGMGIDKPDVRFVAHLDLPKSVEGYYQETGRAGRDGLPSTAWLAYGLQDVVQQRKMIDTSEGDAAHRRRLGTHLDAMLALCETVQCRRTQLLAYFGQSGEVCGNCDTCMTPPESWDGTIPAQKLLSTVYRLQHERNQKFGAGQVIDILLGKTTEKVKQFRHEDLTVFGIGTELKDTEWRGVIRQLLAQRLLTVEGDYGTLLLTDDSTEVLSRRREVMMRREPERVGRSSRSSSASKKKAAVADLSPEATEVFERLRTWRGATAKEQGVPAYVIFHDATLRQIATDLPGTLAELGKISGVGENKLAKYGEGVLEALAAE, from the coding sequence GTGGCTGCTGCTGAGTTCCCGGAAGATTCTGCCAACCCTGCGAGTGAAGCTGCGCAGGTGCTGCACAGAGTCTTCGGGTACGACACGTTCCGCGGCGAGCAGCAGGAGATCATCGACACTGTTGTCGCCGGTGGAGACGCGCTCGTCCTGATGCCCACCGGTGGTGGCAAGTCGCTGTGTTACCAGATCCCGGCTCTGGTTCGATCCGGTGTCGGCGTGGTGATCTCGCCGCTGATCGCGCTGATGCAGGACCAGGTCGACGCGTTGACGGCCCTCGGCGTACGAGCCGGATTCCTCAACTCCACCCAGGACTACGAGCAGCGTCGCGAGGTCGAGCAGGCCTTCCTGTCCGGCGAGCTCGATCTGCTCTACCTGGCGCCCGAGCGGCTCCGGGTCGAGGCGACGACGCGACTGCTCGACCAGGGCAAGATCTCGTTGTTCGCGATCGACGAGGCGCACTGTGTGTCCCAATGGGGGCACGATTTCCGGCCGGACTACCTGATGCTGTCGGAGTTGCACGAGCGCTGGCCGGACGTCCCGCGGATCGCGTTGACGGCCACCGCGACCGAGGCCACCCACCGCGAGATCGCGACCCGCCTGAATCTCACCGAGGCGAAGCACTTCGTCGCCAGCTTCGACCGGCCGAACATCCAGTACCGGATCGTCTCCAAGGACAGCCCGCAGCGACAACTCCTCGACCTGCTCCGTACTGAGCACGCGGGCGACGCGGGCATCGTCTACTGCCTGTCGCGCAACAGCGTGGAGAAGACCGCGACGTTCCTGACCCAGAACGGCATCGAGGCCGTTCCGTACCACGCGGGTCTCGACAGCCGGATCCGCGCGAAGAACCAGTCCCGCTTCCTTCGCGAGGACGGCCTGGTGGTGGTCGCGACGATCGCTTTCGGGATGGGCATCGACAAACCGGACGTGCGTTTCGTCGCGCACCTGGACCTGCCGAAATCGGTCGAGGGCTACTACCAGGAGACCGGCCGAGCCGGCCGCGACGGGCTTCCTTCGACAGCCTGGCTGGCCTATGGGCTCCAGGACGTCGTCCAGCAACGCAAGATGATCGACACCTCCGAGGGCGACGCGGCCCATCGCCGCCGCCTCGGCACCCATCTCGACGCGATGCTCGCCCTCTGCGAAACGGTCCAGTGCCGCCGCACCCAGCTTCTCGCGTACTTCGGCCAGTCCGGCGAGGTCTGCGGGAACTGCGACACCTGTATGACGCCACCCGAGTCGTGGGACGGCACGATCCCCGCGCAGAAACTGCTCTCCACCGTCTACCGACTGCAACACGAGCGGAACCAGAAGTTCGGGGCCGGCCAGGTGATCGACATCCTGCTCGGCAAGACCACCGAGAAGGTGAAGCAGTTCCGCCACGAGGACCTGACCGTCTTCGGTATCGGCACCGAACTGAAGGACACCGAGTGGCGGGGCGTGATCCGCCAGCTTCTCGCGCAGCGACTGCTCACGGTCGAAGGTGACTACGGCACCCTGCTACTCACCGACGACAGCACCGAGGTGCTCAGCCGTCGCCGCGAGGTGATGATGCGCCGCGAGCCCGAACGCGTCGGCAGGTCGTCGCGCTCCTCGTCCGCGAGCAAGAAGAAGGCGGCCGTCGCCGACCTCTCCCCCGAGGCGACCGAGGTGTTCGAACGCCTCCGCACCTGGCGCGGCGCGACCGCCAAGGAGCAGGGTGTGCCGGCGTACGTGATCTTCCACGACGCGACCCTCCGGCAGATCGCCACCGACCTCCCCGGCACCCTCGCCGAACTCGGCAAGATCAGCGGCGTCGGCGAGAACAAGCTCGCGAAGTACGGCGAAGGAGTGCTCGAAGCCCTAGCGGCCGAGTAG
- a CDS encoding helix-turn-helix domain-containing protein, whose translation MVGFEYHERRAHPALRGYLGDLIGYAYLGEPPELHRGLPSQYLTIVITLDEPLGLAFADEPVEKFSSLASGLHSSAVRIGGSPNRSGMQLALTPAGSRALFGLPAGELAATTVNLDELVGRTALELSDRLRSVSDWEQRFDILEQLFLEAWSDEPAPEPRAELSWAWRRLCETAGGVGVQELAREVGWSRRHLSERFRAEYGLPPKVAARILRFEQAVSLLKRRPRTRLADLAAELGYADQAHLTREWQALAGCSPRQWMAEELPFVQDQELTSAAG comes from the coding sequence ATGGTGGGGTTCGAGTATCACGAGCGGCGGGCGCACCCTGCCTTGCGCGGGTACCTCGGCGACCTCATCGGGTATGCGTACCTGGGTGAGCCGCCGGAGCTGCATCGCGGTCTGCCATCGCAGTACCTGACGATCGTGATCACTCTGGACGAGCCGCTGGGTCTCGCCTTCGCCGACGAGCCGGTGGAGAAGTTCAGCTCGCTGGCCAGCGGGCTGCATTCCAGCGCAGTCCGGATCGGCGGCTCGCCGAACCGCTCGGGGATGCAACTCGCGCTCACCCCGGCCGGATCGCGCGCCCTGTTCGGCCTTCCGGCCGGCGAGCTTGCGGCGACCACCGTCAACCTCGACGAGCTTGTCGGCCGTACGGCGCTCGAGCTCAGCGACCGCCTTCGGTCCGTATCGGACTGGGAGCAGCGGTTCGACATCTTGGAGCAGCTGTTCCTCGAGGCGTGGAGCGACGAGCCTGCACCGGAGCCACGCGCCGAGCTCAGCTGGGCCTGGCGGCGGTTGTGCGAGACGGCCGGCGGCGTCGGCGTACAGGAGTTGGCGCGGGAAGTCGGGTGGAGCCGGCGGCATCTGAGCGAGCGGTTCCGCGCGGAGTACGGGCTGCCACCCAAGGTCGCGGCCCGGATCCTGCGGTTCGAGCAAGCGGTCTCGCTGCTGAAGCGAAGACCACGAACCAGGCTGGCCGACCTCGCGGCCGAGCTCGGGTACGCCGATCAGGCGCACCTCACGCGCGAGTGGCAGGCCCTGGCCGGGTGTTCGCCGCGGCAATGGATGGCCGAGGAACTCCCATTCGTTCAAGACCAGGAACTCACCTCGGCGGCAGGCTAA